From a region of the Mucilaginibacter auburnensis genome:
- a CDS encoding DPBB and LysM peptidoglycan-binding domain-containing protein: MKFKILLLTAPILTLSARLFAAAPVDSIGVENLDGKKVILHKLDPKETYYSLGRKYNVSPKTIQQFNNNVALRVGGLVKVPTELPFIAPTSQPVVTAPVATSTPQAATPSTVMASTSSDPNVQQYKVSAGETLYSIAKRFNSTVDDIVKLNNLPSSNAVVGQLLKVKLNSATPPPTPQPVIAKRDSNVYTNAQDSINAVKFGANRYGLYEKAEKGIAVSMTDEGLDPSKKLALHATAPVGTVIKITNPMTGKTTFAKVVGRFTESEATKGAIIVVTKNVSDSIGALDKRVQVNISYGVPNE; encoded by the coding sequence ATGAAGTTTAAAATACTGTTGTTGACTGCGCCTATATTAACCCTGTCGGCCAGATTATTTGCTGCCGCTCCGGTTGATTCTATTGGTGTAGAGAACCTGGATGGTAAAAAGGTTATTTTGCACAAACTCGACCCTAAGGAAACTTATTATTCTTTAGGTCGAAAATATAATGTTAGTCCCAAAACTATCCAGCAATTCAATAACAATGTGGCTTTAAGAGTAGGAGGCCTTGTTAAAGTTCCAACTGAGTTGCCGTTTATAGCACCAACATCTCAGCCGGTAGTTACAGCTCCTGTAGCAACATCAACACCTCAGGCTGCTACACCTTCAACAGTTATGGCAAGCACCAGTTCTGATCCTAATGTGCAGCAATACAAAGTTTCGGCAGGCGAGACACTCTATTCTATTGCTAAACGTTTTAACTCTACAGTTGACGACATTGTTAAACTGAATAATCTGCCGTCAAGCAATGCGGTTGTGGGGCAATTATTGAAAGTTAAGTTAAATTCTGCCACGCCACCTCCCACACCACAGCCTGTTATTGCTAAAAGAGACTCTAACGTTTACACCAATGCACAGGATAGCATCAACGCCGTTAAATTTGGTGCCAACAGATATGGCTTGTATGAGAAAGCAGAGAAAGGCATAGCCGTATCAATGACCGATGAAGGTTTGGATCCTTCAAAAAAACTGGCGCTTCATGCTACTGCACCTGTGGGCACTGTTATAAAAATTACTAACCCCATGACCGGTAAAACTACTTTTGCCAAAGTTGTTGGAAGGTTTACAGAAAGCGAGGCCACTAAGGGTGCCATTATAGTTGTTACTAAAAACGTGTCCGATTCAATTGGTGCTTTAGATAAACGAGTTCAGGTAAACATTAGCTACGGCGTTCCTAATGAGTAA